A window of Streptomyces sp. SAI-127 contains these coding sequences:
- a CDS encoding FG-GAP-like repeat-containing protein, whose amino-acid sequence MTRRTFMRGSLATIIGLALSVSAVPLVAPAHAETATEIIVPATMRTTPRTAYLQSAGASGFLEYRSTAEGSGLWWTSYDGSRKPVEGGEGLGPRTAGSYGTGSDVVALRPTQGSGGQVMLRDMGTGTTETVAIPAGQSYLQTYGRTVLTSTSTGGERTQLFLLHNENGSTVQKPVTGFPDGTVFPFFPRGSASGILVNYNGPDHVLHYAWVDAETGAATILPPLVNSDAVVGSDYLVSWFGTSRVRVYAKGAYDSPTHEVAFPRTSENTILGVVGDALVVARRSGSSVWSVSALPFDGSAELPLFKRADPATVMTPDGGLVLAGGESSLDYGIAKVQAGADGLPRVHRIVDLPAVPMGIESLDLSGGELMTYESGDGATHLYSRSPAAAEALTAGTRTDRGATRRCGIMAGDYGRCPDLMGTGDGRAVIRNTAGEISVLDRGQSLPGTVVTSGLQDHHGLADVEGRYAAWQGPSPAGDGLVVADLDTRKVVLTRTGAAGAVPSALWGETLWTAAGDGSVTATEVRSGNPITSFRVVGSGSGCGPGDFQAVGRWVYWSGSCDLPQGSVQKAFVYDTRRKTLIAVPTGGEAHLGDGFLVTRDSTSGALILTDVTSGSAVSRTLAAKAGRWDVDPYTGLVGYVDPASQDIHVLRSGVSATDIALLGARTEPSVSLVDSSSSWDGTWWLSKPAASWTLVLRNKATGATVRTLSDGAAHDAIHTSWNGRTSTGAYVPNGTYSWTLTVAPADKQGAPATASGSLKLTGGAAVRRDHVGSDGIGDLLTLTSQGALSFHRGDGAGKFSTKTSASGWPASIAVVPFGDLNGDRCNDVLVRFSSGALRAYRPGCGKALTTSTPYTALGTSGWNQYNVLTSPGDITGDGRADLIARQASTGDVYLYKATSSGKLSARVKIFSKWSGYKKIIGVGDLNGDGYGDLLAQDTSNELWRYMGTATGGFRARVKVADNWGASYNVVVGAGDITGDGRTDVVSRDTSGKLWRNNGDGKGSFGPRTGIAAGWQGYKAMY is encoded by the coding sequence GTGACTCGTCGTACCTTCATGCGTGGCTCCCTTGCCACGATCATCGGGTTGGCGCTCTCTGTGTCCGCCGTGCCGCTGGTGGCGCCGGCGCACGCGGAGACCGCAACGGAGATCATCGTTCCGGCCACCATGCGCACGACCCCGCGCACGGCGTATCTGCAGAGCGCGGGGGCTTCCGGTTTCCTCGAGTACCGCTCCACCGCCGAGGGTTCCGGCCTCTGGTGGACCAGCTACGACGGCAGCCGGAAGCCGGTGGAAGGTGGCGAGGGACTCGGGCCGCGCACTGCGGGTTCGTACGGCACCGGTTCGGACGTCGTCGCCCTTCGCCCGACCCAGGGCAGTGGTGGGCAGGTCATGCTCCGGGACATGGGAACCGGTACGACGGAGACCGTGGCCATCCCAGCAGGCCAGAGCTATCTGCAGACGTACGGACGTACTGTCCTGACCAGCACGTCGACCGGTGGGGAACGGACTCAGCTGTTCCTGCTGCACAACGAGAACGGCAGCACGGTGCAGAAGCCCGTGACCGGATTCCCGGACGGGACGGTCTTCCCCTTCTTTCCCAGGGGTTCCGCCTCCGGCATCCTCGTCAACTACAACGGCCCGGACCATGTCCTCCATTACGCCTGGGTGGATGCCGAGACGGGTGCGGCCACGATCTTGCCTCCACTGGTGAACTCGGACGCCGTGGTCGGATCCGACTACCTGGTCAGCTGGTTCGGCACGTCCCGGGTGCGGGTGTATGCCAAGGGTGCCTACGACTCGCCCACGCACGAGGTCGCGTTCCCCCGCACCTCTGAGAACACGATCCTCGGCGTCGTCGGTGACGCGCTCGTCGTCGCGCGGCGCAGCGGCTCCTCCGTCTGGAGTGTGTCTGCACTGCCCTTCGACGGCTCCGCGGAGCTGCCCCTGTTCAAGCGGGCGGATCCCGCTACCGTCATGACCCCCGACGGCGGCCTGGTCCTCGCCGGCGGGGAGTCCTCTCTGGACTACGGCATCGCCAAGGTCCAGGCGGGGGCCGACGGTCTGCCCCGGGTCCACCGGATCGTGGACCTTCCGGCCGTGCCCATGGGGATCGAGTCGCTCGACCTGAGCGGCGGTGAGCTGATGACCTACGAGTCCGGCGACGGGGCGACGCACCTGTACAGCCGCTCGCCGGCCGCGGCGGAGGCTCTGACGGCGGGCACGCGCACGGACCGGGGAGCGACCCGGAGGTGCGGGATCATGGCCGGGGACTACGGGAGATGTCCCGACCTGATGGGTACGGGTGACGGCCGGGCGGTCATCCGGAACACGGCCGGGGAGATCTCCGTCCTGGACCGGGGTCAGTCCCTTCCCGGCACCGTGGTGACCTCCGGCCTCCAGGACCACCATGGCCTCGCGGACGTCGAGGGCCGGTATGCGGCCTGGCAGGGGCCCTCGCCCGCGGGAGACGGCCTGGTCGTGGCGGATCTGGACACACGGAAGGTCGTGCTCACCCGTACGGGCGCAGCCGGTGCGGTCCCCTCCGCCCTGTGGGGGGAAACGCTGTGGACGGCGGCCGGGGACGGCAGTGTCACGGCCACGGAGGTGCGTTCGGGCAACCCGATCACGTCGTTCCGGGTGGTCGGCAGCGGCAGCGGCTGCGGTCCGGGCGACTTCCAGGCGGTGGGACGCTGGGTGTACTGGTCCGGCTCGTGCGATCTTCCCCAGGGCAGCGTGCAGAAAGCCTTCGTGTACGACACCCGCAGGAAGACGCTCATCGCCGTGCCCACCGGCGGAGAGGCGCACCTGGGCGACGGCTTCCTGGTCACGCGTGACTCCACATCCGGAGCGCTGATCCTCACGGACGTCACCAGCGGCTCCGCGGTGAGCCGAACCCTGGCGGCCAAGGCCGGAAGGTGGGACGTCGATCCGTACACCGGCCTGGTCGGCTACGTGGACCCGGCCTCCCAGGACATCCACGTCCTGCGGAGCGGCGTCTCCGCCACGGACATCGCGCTCCTGGGAGCGAGGACGGAACCCTCGGTCAGCCTGGTGGACTCGTCGTCCTCGTGGGACGGCACGTGGTGGCTGTCGAAGCCGGCCGCGTCATGGACGCTGGTCCTCAGGAACAAGGCGACCGGGGCCACTGTGCGCACGCTGTCCGATGGCGCCGCGCACGACGCGATCCATACGTCCTGGAACGGCAGGACGTCGACGGGCGCGTATGTGCCGAACGGCACGTACAGCTGGACGCTGACGGTGGCCCCGGCCGACAAGCAGGGTGCGCCGGCGACGGCGTCCGGCTCACTGAAGCTGACCGGTGGTGCTGCGGTGAGACGCGACCATGTCGGGTCCGACGGCATCGGTGACCTGCTCACGCTCACCTCCCAGGGTGCACTCTCCTTCCACCGGGGTGACGGAGCCGGGAAGTTCTCGACGAAGACCTCGGCTTCGGGATGGCCGGCCTCGATCGCGGTGGTGCCGTTCGGAGACCTGAACGGTGATCGCTGCAATGACGTGCTCGTGCGGTTCAGCAGCGGTGCGCTGCGGGCGTACCGCCCGGGGTGCGGCAAGGCCCTGACGACGTCCACGCCGTACACCGCGCTGGGAACGTCGGGCTGGAACCAGTACAACGTGCTGACCTCACCGGGCGACATCACCGGTGATGGCCGGGCGGACCTGATCGCCCGCCAGGCGTCCACCGGTGACGTCTACCTGTACAAGGCCACAAGCAGCGGAAAGCTCTCGGCACGGGTGAAGATCTTCTCCAAGTGGTCCGGTTACAAGAAGATCATCGGCGTCGGCGACCTCAACGGTGACGGGTACGGAGATCTGCTGGCGCAGGACACGTCGAACGAGCTGTGGCGGTACATGGGCACGGCGACCGGCGGCTTCAGGGCGCGGGTCAAGGTGGCCGACAACTGGGGTGCCTCCTACAACGTCGTGGTGGGCGCCGGCGACATCACTGGAGACGGGAGGACGGACGTCGTCTCCCGCGACACCTCCGGCAAGCTGTGGCGCAACAACGGCGACGGCAAGGGCTCCTTCGGTCCTCGCACCGGGATCGCCGCTGGGTGGCAGGGCTACAAGGCCATGTACTGA
- the dcd gene encoding dCTP deaminase encodes MLLSDKDIRAEIDAGRVRIDPYDESMVQPSSVDVRLDRFFRVFENHRYPHIDPSVEQADLTRLVEPEGDEPFILHPGEFVLASTYEVITLPDDLASRLEGKSSLGRLGLVTHSTAGFIDPGFSGHVTLELSNLATLPIKLWPGMKIGQLCMFRLSSPAEFPYGSERYGSRYQGQRGPTASRSFLNFHRTQV; translated from the coding sequence GTGCTTCTCTCAGACAAGGACATCCGGGCCGAGATCGACGCCGGGCGGGTACGGATCGATCCCTACGACGAATCCATGGTGCAGCCGTCCAGCGTCGACGTGCGCCTCGATCGCTTCTTCCGGGTGTTCGAGAACCACCGCTACCCCCACATCGACCCCTCCGTCGAGCAGGCCGACCTCACGCGGCTCGTGGAGCCGGAGGGCGACGAGCCGTTCATCCTGCACCCCGGGGAGTTCGTCCTCGCCTCGACGTACGAGGTCATCACCCTCCCCGACGACCTGGCCTCCCGCCTGGAGGGCAAGTCCTCCCTCGGCCGGCTCGGCCTCGTCACCCACTCCACGGCCGGCTTCATCGACCCCGGCTTCAGCGGACACGTGACGCTCGAACTCTCCAACCTGGCCACGCTCCCCATCAAGCTCTGGCCGGGAATGAAGATCGGCCAGCTGTGCATGTTCCGGCTCTCCTCGCCGGCCGAGTTCCCCTACGGCAGTGAGCGCTACGGTTCCCGCTACCAGGGCCAGCGAGGCCCCACCGCCTCCCGCTCCTTCCTCAACTTCCACCGGACCCAGGTATGA
- a CDS encoding CU044_5270 family protein produces the protein MNPEEREELARLLPSPGEPVLTSDRHDLLKDHLMRELTEQAPELPDTATAPGRRARAPRRFAVIAVPLAMAAAVVAAVLAGAVGPETATTDADAVDLLNRIAEVAAAKKTVPVRDDQYIYVRTQGSMKFSEKDVRILREATWTAVDGERAGLRRVTVLVGPPFRPRDPFSSYSKGTHDMRLSPDPNVTTFRELQALPTDPDALLEEIYAGTKGEGQTKQSAALEKIGDMLPDATLLPELDAALYRAAAKIPGVSVVTDAKDYTGRSGIGLSFKERDGRTVWVFDKKSLDFLGSADEALLDVGVADKAGETPAT, from the coding sequence ATGAACCCCGAAGAGCGCGAGGAACTGGCCAGGCTGCTGCCGAGCCCGGGTGAGCCGGTCCTGACGAGCGACCGCCACGACCTGCTGAAGGACCATCTGATGAGAGAGCTCACCGAGCAAGCCCCGGAACTCCCCGACACCGCGACGGCTCCCGGCCGGCGAGCGCGCGCCCCCCGCCGCTTCGCCGTCATCGCCGTACCCCTCGCCATGGCGGCGGCGGTCGTCGCCGCGGTTCTCGCCGGCGCCGTCGGGCCCGAGACCGCCACGACCGATGCGGACGCGGTCGACCTCCTCAACCGGATCGCCGAGGTCGCCGCCGCGAAGAAGACCGTGCCCGTCAGGGACGACCAGTACATCTATGTCCGCACTCAGGGCTCCATGAAGTTCTCCGAGAAGGACGTCCGCATCCTGCGCGAAGCGACTTGGACCGCCGTCGACGGCGAGCGTGCGGGACTGCGCCGGGTCACGGTGCTGGTGGGCCCGCCGTTCCGGCCCCGGGACCCGTTCTCCTCGTACTCCAAGGGCACTCACGACATGAGGCTGAGCCCCGACCCGAACGTCACCACGTTCCGTGAACTTCAGGCGCTGCCCACCGACCCCGACGCGCTGCTGGAGGAGATCTACGCCGGCACGAAGGGGGAGGGACAGACCAAGCAGAGCGCGGCGCTGGAGAAGATCGGCGACATGCTGCCCGACGCCACGCTCCTGCCCGAACTGGACGCCGCGCTCTACCGCGCGGCCGCCAAGATCCCGGGCGTCTCGGTCGTCACCGACGCCAAGGACTACACCGGCCGCTCCGGCATCGGCCTGAGTTTCAAGGAGCGCGACGGCCGCACGGTCTGGGTCTTCGACAAGAAGTCCCTCGACTTCCTGGGCTCGGCGGACGAGGCGCTGCTGGATGTCGGGGTCGCGGACAAGGCAGGCGAGACGCCGGCCACATGA
- a CDS encoding phosphoribosyltransferase, whose protein sequence is MSAVRENLTYEAFGTAVRELAQTIADDGYEPDVVLSIARGGVFVAGGLAYALDCKNIHLVNVEFYTGVGTTLEMPVMLAPVPNTIDFSDKKVLITDDVADTGKTLKLVRDFCLDAVAEVRSAVIYEKSQSLVKCEYVWKRTDDWINFPWSVLPVVRRSGEPLMPSKEAL, encoded by the coding sequence ATGAGCGCCGTACGGGAGAACCTGACCTACGAGGCGTTCGGCACCGCCGTCCGTGAGCTCGCGCAGACCATCGCCGACGACGGCTACGAGCCCGATGTCGTGCTCTCGATCGCCCGCGGCGGAGTCTTCGTCGCCGGCGGCCTCGCGTACGCCCTCGACTGCAAGAACATCCACCTGGTGAACGTCGAGTTCTACACCGGCGTGGGGACCACCCTGGAAATGCCGGTCATGCTGGCCCCCGTCCCCAACACCATCGACTTCTCCGACAAGAAGGTCCTCATCACCGACGACGTCGCCGACACCGGCAAGACACTCAAACTGGTGCGCGACTTCTGCCTCGACGCCGTCGCCGAGGTCCGCTCGGCGGTCATCTACGAGAAGTCCCAGTCCCTGGTGAAGTGCGAGTACGTCTGGAAGCGCACGGACGACTGGATCAACTTTCCGTGGAGTGTTCTGCCCGTAGTACGTAGGTCGGGCGAGCCGCTCATGCCCTCGAAGGAAGCGCTCTGA
- a CDS encoding DUF2637 domain-containing protein, whose translation MNHDYADPAFAQRDYYSEAYSDAYSYGPSTGWNGGHADSVHSGVPLTAPAGGWDPVEELAYLLQESVPPEQTARIPQPRSEPASGGTFTDPMENLAQITAQLPPIRRSSAGHRKLNARKTRLKWLQTGSFFIVALVAVIVAMVSVFGGMVAYRPLQNITTGTGGAMVPSWPLLVYGPWMVASLSILRTALHQRRAVHSWFIVLLFSSVAIMLCVAQADRTVTGIAGACLPALASLACFQQLVRQITLTLPPRQGTRRHRR comes from the coding sequence GTGAATCATGACTATGCCGATCCTGCCTTTGCGCAGCGTGACTACTACTCCGAGGCGTACTCCGACGCGTACTCCTACGGGCCGAGTACCGGCTGGAACGGCGGACATGCCGACAGCGTCCACTCAGGAGTTCCCCTGACCGCACCCGCCGGAGGCTGGGACCCGGTCGAGGAACTCGCCTATCTCCTGCAGGAGTCCGTTCCGCCGGAGCAGACGGCCAGAATCCCGCAACCTCGCAGCGAGCCCGCATCCGGTGGAACCTTCACCGACCCGATGGAGAACCTGGCGCAGATCACCGCTCAGCTGCCGCCCATCCGACGCTCCTCCGCCGGGCACCGGAAGCTGAACGCCCGCAAGACCCGGCTCAAGTGGTTGCAGACCGGCAGCTTCTTCATCGTCGCGCTCGTCGCCGTCATCGTGGCGATGGTCAGCGTCTTCGGCGGCATGGTGGCCTACAGGCCTCTGCAGAACATCACCACCGGGACGGGAGGCGCCATGGTCCCGTCGTGGCCTCTTCTCGTGTACGGCCCCTGGATGGTGGCCTCGCTCTCCATCCTCCGGACCGCCCTGCACCAGCGGCGAGCCGTGCACTCGTGGTTCATCGTCCTGCTGTTCTCCTCCGTCGCGATAATGCTGTGCGTGGCTCAGGCGGACAGAACCGTCACTGGTATCGCCGGAGCATGCCTGCCGGCCCTCGCCTCCCTCGCCTGCTTCCAGCAACTCGTCCGCCAAATCACGCTGACGCTGCCCCCGCGCCAGGGCACGCGGCGCCACCGCCGGTAG
- a CDS encoding sigma-70 family RNA polymerase sigma factor, whose amino-acid sequence MIVATETTGAERTGLVVELSLRDRIRAGDTEAFAELFGAHARAVYSHAARLSADRGTAEDVVSLTFLEAWRLREKLRPEAAALDEDADVPEGDGLRPWLYGIATNVLRNTRRAARRHSAALARLPDRPADRDTLPDFADDLVGRMEHAERLAAARTALGRLRKAERDVFALCVWSGLSYADAGEALGVPASTVRSRLARARQRLRTLSEAELARRTSAGRTAGSRGRPSTAATPDVPPPQERPGLGTRTGQVPGGRPETARSTQEKDR is encoded by the coding sequence GTGATCGTTGCCACAGAGACGACGGGTGCCGAGCGGACAGGGCTGGTTGTGGAACTTTCCCTGCGTGACCGGATACGCGCCGGCGATACGGAAGCCTTCGCCGAACTGTTCGGCGCGCATGCCCGGGCCGTCTACAGCCATGCCGCCCGCCTGTCGGCAGACCGGGGCACCGCGGAGGACGTGGTGTCCCTGACCTTCCTGGAAGCCTGGCGGCTCAGGGAGAAGCTGAGACCCGAAGCCGCGGCCCTGGATGAAGACGCCGACGTGCCCGAAGGCGACGGACTGCGCCCCTGGTTGTACGGCATCGCCACCAACGTCCTGCGTAACACGCGCCGCGCCGCCCGCCGGCACAGCGCAGCGCTGGCCCGGCTCCCCGACCGCCCGGCGGACCGTGACACCCTGCCCGACTTCGCCGACGACCTCGTGGGCCGCATGGAGCACGCCGAGCGGCTCGCTGCCGCGCGTACCGCGCTCGGTCGGCTGCGCAAAGCCGAGCGTGACGTGTTCGCACTGTGCGTCTGGTCGGGACTGAGCTACGCGGACGCAGGTGAGGCCCTCGGCGTGCCGGCGAGCACCGTACGGTCGCGGCTCGCCCGGGCAAGGCAGCGCTTACGGACGTTGTCGGAGGCGGAGTTGGCCCGGCGCACGTCCGCCGGAAGGACGGCCGGGTCCCGAGGCAGGCCGAGTACCGCCGCGACACCGGATGTTCCACCCCCGCAGGAAAGGCCGGGACTCGGCACGCGCACCGGACAGGTACCCGGTGGCCGCCCCGAAACGGCCCGTTCGACACAGGAGAAGGACCGATGA